The nucleotide sequence TGACCCACTATTCTGATCACGGAACCAGGAGGAATTGCCTATagctgtgatggggtggggggatagatTGGCCCATTGCTCTGGctcatggtgggggtgggaggaggaagcaTTACCCATTGCTGTGACTGGGGGAGGCTGGGTTGGCCCAttgctctggctgggagggggggagGAATTACCCATTGCTGTGATTTGAGGGGAGGTGGATGGATTGGCACATTGCTCTGTTCTGGTGGAGGGGTGGGAACCCACCAGTCACGCTCCAGCCGTCCCACGAGGCAGAAGCAGGGCTCCCCCCGCCGGGAGTTGGTGACGCACAGCGCCAGGCTGCAGAGTGGCATTGCTGTggggggggcacacatggacactGTGGGGGCAGGACACATGGGGGGTACCCAGGAAGGGCACAGATAGGTGGGAAGGAGACATCAGGGATGGGAAGCAGGAAGGGGGCACGCACAGGTGGGGCACACAGGTGTGGGGTGGCCagggtgaggggcagagaggaCATGGGAGGAGGTGTATGTGGGGCCCAAGGACAATAGGACATCGGGGTGGGATGTGGAAGGGGTCAGAGTCAGAGAAGAGCAGAAATGGGGGAGAGAAATAGTGTGAGTATAGAGCCCCTCAAATCTGCCCCAACTCAGGGACACCCCcatagggggaggggcagggcggaGGGGTAAACCAGTTGCTGGCCATATACACagcacccccaaacccagctgtTCCCCATGCACTGGGCTTCAGGCTACCCTGCCCACTATGGGTCCCACCATCTGGCCTGGGATGGGGGTGTCACGGTCAGGTCACACAATTTCCccaggaatggggatgggggtcaGGCAGAGGTTCACTATGGGGTTGTACCATCTCTCCAGGGATGCAGGGGGGAAGTCCCTATGGGCGTGCCATCTGCTCtgaggagtcagggaggtcaccatggagggggaggggaatggtGGGGTGGTCTCATCATTGTCCCAGGAATTGGGGGAGCACTATGGGGGGTACCACGTCTGTAGGAGGAAGGGAAAAGAACTTCACTGTGGCTCCTACCATCTcccctgggatgggggtgggtgggatatTACTGTGGGTCCTACCATCTTCCTGGGGAGGCGTGAGGTGGGATGATACCACCTGCCCTCAGCTTTGGGGGGGCCTGGGCTGTAGCAGAAGGCAGGCGGAAGGGGGACGGGACTCACCGTAGTCAGGCACGAAGCCGTTGCCCTTCCTGAGCACCAGGCGGATGCGGCTGCCCCCACGGCGGATCTGCTCCACGGCCCGGGCGTGCGTCATGCCCAGCGTGGGCTCCCCATTGATGGCAACCAGCTGGTCGCTGACCTGCCCCGCAGACAGAGGCTGCAGGACTGGCCGCTGCCACCAGGGGGCGCTCCTGCGCTGCAGCAAGGCACCCTCTAGTGCCCCATAGCGCCCCCTGTGCCCTCGCCCCAGTGCCCAGCCCGGCCGCCAGGAgaaccctgcccagccccacacctggccccccacagcgccccagtgcccagcccagcctgccaggagagccctgcccagccccacacctggccccccacaGCGCCCCAGTGCCAAGCCCGGCCTGCCAGGAGAACCCtgcccagctggccccccacagtgccccagtgcccagcccagcctgccaggagagccctgcccaggcccacacctggccccccacagcgccccagttcccagcccggcctgccaggagagccctgcccagccccacaccctgccccccacagcaccccagtgcccagcccggcctgccaggagagccctgcccaGGCCCACACCTGGCCACCCACAGCGCCCCAGTGCCCAGCCCGGCCTGCCAGGAGAACCCtgcccagctggccccccacagtgccccagtgcccagcccagcctgccaggagagccctgcccagccccacaccctgccccccacagcaccccagtgcccagcccggcctgccaggagagccctgcccagccctgactGTATAGGCGAGCCCCCTACCTATACCCGCATGCTGCTGCCCCCCAACAGTGCCCCAGTGCCTGGCCTGCCTGCTTGGGagagccccctgcctcccagcccctgccctggccctgcctgcctgggagaGGGCCCTTCCGCCTGCCTCCCTCCGCCAGCAGGTACCTGAATCTTGCCGCTCTGCTGGGCCGgccccccctccagcagccccagcacgtAGATGGCCATGTTGTACTCGCTGCCCCCGCGCAGGCTGAAGCCGAAGCCGAGGGGGCCGCGCAGCAGCTCCACAGAGTAGCTGGGGGGGTCGCGGGGGGCTGACAGAcactggggaggggcgggggtggggtgagtgCCTGTGGGACCTGACATCACCTGCTGCCCGCCCCCGCTCCCCATTAGCCTCCTGCTCCCATATCCGCCCCCCCACTAagtcctgcccccactgcccccatctCCCACTACCCCTCCCCCATATCCATGCCCCCACtaactcctgccccccactgcccccatctcccaccacccctcccccatatctGTGCCCCCActaaccctgccccccactgccatctcccaccaccccttccccatATCTGtgccccccaactcctgcccccactgtcccacccatctcccaccacccctcccccatatccGAGCCCCCACtaactcctgccccccactgcccccatctCCCACTACCCCTCCCCCATATCCGCACCCCACTaactcctgcccccactgccccacccatcTCCTACTACCCCTCCCCCATATCTGTGCCCCCActaaccctgccccccactgccccatctcCCACTACCCCCCCATATCTGtgccccccaactcctgccccccactgcctccacccATCTCCCACTATCCCCACTACCCCCTCCCCCATATCTGTGCCCCCACTaactcctgcccccactgccccccatatcccaccacccctcccccatatccAAGCCCCCActaaccctgcccccactgcccccatctCCTACTACCCCTCCCCCATATCCGCACCCCCACtaactcctgccccccactgccccacccatcTCCCACTATACCTACTGCCCCATCCCCCATATCCGTGTCCTCCAATAGACatctgccccccgctgccccccatcCCTCACTGCCCCTCACCCGTACCAACGTCCACCCATAaccacctgccccccactggcccccaccctccatatCTGAGCTCCCAATAGCCCCCTGCCCCCTAACACCCCCCCATGCCCATCTGCCCCCtacctgtggctggggcagccggCACCCTGGCCTCCCGGCTCCTTCATCCACCTCGAGGTCTGCAGCATCCAGGTGAGTGGAGGCAGCTGAGGGGGTGATGGAGGTCAGTGGGGGGGGCGGCCTGCTCCccctctggcccctccctttcccccatcccatccctctctcctcccccacacccgtttggccctgccccctcccctgagcacttACCTGAGCccctggtggggggcagcagccgcAGCTTGGCCCTCGCCTGGCGAAAGAGGCCCTCGAGttcagcctgcagccccccagcctccTCATGCTTCCCACCGGGGGGGtctctgctgggcctggggcccagcctgcctgtggggtggggggagaggtgttGTCAGTTCCCCCCAAAGACCCCACGGcaaccagctcccccaccccctccacaaccccaccccacccacattCCCTCAGGCCTTGAAAGAAGCTCTTATCGGGGGTCAATATTGacttggggggaagggctgggcaggggcctgccggggcaggggagggggaacttGTCCCGGGGGGAAGTGTGAgctctggagggctggggggcaggcagtggggactggggcaggaggaggggtgttAATGGGGGGCTGTCTGGAACACGGGGAGCatggggggagcctggcagggagggtgtgggggcgacacactcccagccccccatttCCAACTCTTCCCCCCAACAAAGCACCTGCTCAAAGTTAGagatgccccctccctccccgcgtGTGGGGACACCCCCTccggctgccccctgcccgcTCCCCCCCGCAGACTGGCagagaggctggggggcaggaggggaagtgggggttCAAACCCTGGCCGATTCGCAGCATGGACTGGACCCTTTGCAGCATTGCCGGCTGTGGCTCCGGGGGGCCGGTGTGGGGTGGGGcggccacagcccccagctcagccaccTCCTCCCCAACGAGTTTCCCAGGACAAACAGGCTGGGCTGAGAAAGTcaagggcactggggggggggggtgtgggcgTGGGGGTTAACCCTTTGGGAGCCGGGGGGAGGTTGTGCCAGGTCGCTCCCAGCGCTGGGTGGGGGGGAATTCCAGAGCTTTATGGGGTGgaacaggcagccaggcccccccCACAGGCCCCCCCAACCTGCCTGGGAGGGCGGAGCGTGCCACAGGTCAGGGCAGAGAACACAATGGGGCCTCGTGACAGGCAGGACAATGCAGagagtcggggcgggggggggtgatgGATGGGAGCTTCTCCTGTCCCCCACATGGCCCAGGGGTGTACAGCTGTACCCCACAGAGCTCCTCCTCTCGCTCCCTGCCTCTCCTGACagtcccccagccaccccataGTGCCTccatctcccccccgccccctgcacacccacccctgcacagcccttCTGCCCCAACCTAACCACCCTGCCACCATTCCAAACAGCCCCCCACTACCCCACcatgcacccctcccctctgcaacccctgcccactcacctgcctcactgccccccagctcctggggcccCCCTGCAGGCGGGGGTTGTTGCGGCCTCTGGGCCTCCCCCTGAAGGCACCGGGCCGGGCACAGCAGCAGGTCCAGAGGTTCGGGCCCCACAAAGCTGGTAATGGCCAGAGTATCCCCACCGGGCCCCCCacaagagccctgggcccctccctgcccctctgctctggggggatcccggcagggggaggggatggagaatGCAGGTTCCAAGGGGGGCCGgcggaggccaggagctggagggggaaaAGGGACATGTCAATACGCACAGGGATCCCCAAATTACCCACATCTactgctgggaaaggctgggataccccccacagccacacccctgccccacccccggcaccccctgctgggaaaggctgggataccccccacagccacacccctgccccacccccggcaccccctgctgggaaaggctgggataCCCCCCACAGCCACGTGCCTgtcgtcccccacccccacacacacctactctgggtctggagaagagaagcatTCCCATAGCCAGTGCCCCCTAGCGGGACAGGCAGGAAGTGCAGCCCGGGGGGGGTCCCTGGCGCCTCCTAGTGGGACAGGCAGGAAGTGCAGCCTGGGGGGTGTCCCTGGCGCCCCCTAGTGGGACAGGCAGGAAGTGCAGCCGGGGGGTGTCCCTGGCGCCCCTAGTGGGACAGGCAGGAAGTgcagcctggggcgggggggggggggggtccctggcgCCCCCTAGTGGGAGAGGCAGGAAGTGCAGTTTTGGGGGGGGTCCCTGGCGCCCCCTAGTGGGACAAGCAGGAAGTGCAGTTTTGGGGGGGTCCCTGGCGCCCCCTAGTGGGACAGGCAGGAAGTGCAGttttgggggggggtccctggcGCCCCCTAGTGGGACAAGCAGGAAGTGCAGTCCCTGTGGCCACAGGCAGAGGAAGAGCGGTACCTGGGGCTCCCCCATGGTCCCCAAGGCCTGCAGCCCCACTACCTCTCCGCTCCACCAGCAGGATGACGTCCCCAGCCCGCATGTGCTCCTGCAGGACGTTCTCCACCTCCTGGGGCCCGAGGCCCCTCACATCAGCCCCGTTCACCTTGGCCACAAGGTCGCCCTCCTCCAGCAAGGGGCAGCGCTCCCGGTCCCAGATCCTGGCCACCTGAACCCCAGgtcctccatcctctggcacctCCACAGCGAAGCAGGGCCCTGTGGCACTGCGGGGCAGGGGCACCGGCGTCAGCCGGCCAggtggtggggcacagaggggcaaTCCCTGGTGACCAGCTCTTCGTTCTGCccgctcctcttcctcccctagGCAAAACTCGGCACAGCAGCGGACCCCCAGGCCCCGGGCCCGGCGAGAGAGggggggcctggcactgggggggctATGGGAGGCAGCAGCCCCATAGCTGGGGGGAGGCCGGTGGGCCAGTGTGGCGTCCTCATGGCAGAGGCAGCGGCAGGGGCAGTCCCGATGGGTGTACTGGAGGATACAGCTCCCGTCCACAACCACCACCACGTTCACTGCGCAGCAAAGAAGGAGGAGTTAGTGGGGCAGAGTGTGGCCCCCGCAGTGCCCGGGGCAGGGACAGTGGGGCAGAGCGTGGCCcctgcagtgcctggggcagggacagtgggGCAGAGCGTGGCCCCCgcagtgcctggggcagggacagtgggGCAGAGCGTGGCCCCCGCAGTGCCCGGGGCAGGGACAGTGGGGCAGAGCGTGGCCCTCGCAGTGCCCTGGGCAGAGACAGTGGGGCAGAGCGTGGCCCCCGCAGTGCCCGGGGCAGGGACAGTGGGGCAGAGCATGGACCCCAGCACCTCCCTGGTGcccaaggcagggggcagggccctcCAGTACTCAGGGGATGGGTAAGGAGGGTACAGTCCCCactcacctccagctgctggggccatcgCCCCTGGGACTGAGGGCTCAggggccctgtgggggctctggtgggtaccacagctggggaagggagaataCACAGGGGTGATCCAGGGCTGATCCTTTCCTCAGGCAGCCTTCTC is from Carettochelys insculpta isolate YL-2023 chromosome 22, ASM3395843v1, whole genome shotgun sequence and encodes:
- the MAGIX gene encoding PDZ domain-containing protein MAGIX isoform X1, whose amino-acid sequence is MGGAGPQLQHWGAEQSEACGISCGTHQSPHRAPEPSVPGAMAPAAGVNVVVVVDGSCILQYTHRDCPCRCLCHEDATLAHRPPPSYGAAASHSPPSARPPLSRRARGLGVRCCAEFCLGEEEERAERRAGHQGLPLCAPPPGRLTPVPLPRSATGPCFAVEVPEDGGPGVQVARIWDRERCPLLEEGDLVAKVNGADVRGLGPQEVENVLQEHMRAGDVILLVERRAPGLRRPPLEPAFSIPSPCRDPPRAEGQGGAQGSCGGPGGDTLAITSFVGPEPLDLLLCPARCLQGEAQRPQQPPPAGGPQELGGSEAGRLGPRPSRDPPGGKHEEAGGLQAELEGLFRQARAKLRLLPPTRGSAASTHLDAADLEVDEGAGRPGCRLPQPQCLSAPRDPPSYSVELLRGPLGFGFSLRGGSEYNMAIYVLGLLEGGPAQQSGKIQVSDQLVAINGEPTLGMTHARAVEQIRRGGSRIRLVLRKGNGFVPDYDREHIPSPAGQDQMPEDGPAPHSLRAKPAEESPGCVQDNGGHLEASPSSAKRGSHRSHQRGSQDHCVPEQGWPALGKGVETGQGGSVSLSPQRQHVWRGLSDPVPGPWLVPSKERLSRALRGICMGDGEHEEGGSLEQGKGGEMKRRT
- the MAGIX gene encoding PDZ domain-containing protein MAGIX isoform X2; amino-acid sequence: MGGAGPQLQHWGAEQSEACGISCGTHQSPHRAPEPSVPGAMAPAAGVNVVVVVDGSCILQYTHRDCPCRCLCHEDATLAHRPPPSYGAAASHSPPSARPPLSRRARGLGVRCCAEFCLGEEEERAERRAGHQGLPLCAPPPGRLTPVPLPRSATGPCFAVEVPEDGGPGVQVARIWDRERCPLLEEGDLVAKVNGADVRGLGPQEVENVLQEHMRAGDVILLVERRAPGLRRPPLEPAFSIPSPCRDPPRAEGQGGAQGSCGGPGGDTLAITSFVGPEPLDLLLCPARCLQGEAQRPQQPPPAGGPQELGGSEAGRLGPRPSRDPPGGKHEEAGGLQAELEGLFRQARAKLRLLPPTRGSAASTHLDAADLEVDEGAGRPGCRLPQPQVSDQLVAINGEPTLGMTHARAVEQIRRGGSRIRLVLRKGNGFVPDYDREHIPSPAGQDQMPEDGPAPHSLRAKPAEESPGCVQDNGGHLEASPSSAKRGSHRSHQRGSQDHCVPEQGWPALGKGVETGQGGSVSLSPQRQHVWRGLSDPVPGPWLVPSKERLSRALRGICMGDGEHEEGGSLEQGKGGEMKRRT
- the MAGIX gene encoding PDZ domain-containing protein MAGIX isoform X3 produces the protein MGGAGPQLQHWGAEQSEACGISCGTHQSPHRAPEPSVPGAMAPAAGVNVVVVVDGSCILQYTHRDCPCRCLCHEDATLAHRPPPSYGAAASHSPPSARPPLSRRARGLGVRCCAEFCLGEEEERAERRAGHQGLPLCAPPPGRLTPVPLPRSATGPCFAVEVPEDGGPGVQVARIWDRERCPLLEEGDLVAKVNGADVRGLGPQEVENVLQEHMRAGDVILLVERRAPGLRRPPLEPAFSIPSPCRDPPRAEGQGGAQGSCGGPGGDTLAITSFVGPEPLDLLLCPARCLQGEAQRPQQPPPAGGPQELGGSEAGRLGPRPSRDPPGGKHEEAGGLQAELEGLFRQARAKLRLLPPTRGSAASTHLDAADLEVDEGAGRPGCRLPQPQCLSAPRDPPSYSVELLRGPLGFGFSLRGGSEYNMAIYVLGLLEGGPAQQSGKIQVSDQLVAINGEPTLGMTHARAVEQIRRGGSRIRLVLRKGNGFVPDYVSMCAPPTAMPLCSLALCVTNSRRGEPCFCLVGRLERDWWVPTPPPEQSNVPIHPPPLKSQQWTVSTSPALLGRTRCQRMDQHHTA
- the MAGIX gene encoding PDZ domain-containing protein MAGIX isoform X4, whose protein sequence is MGGAGPQLQHWGAEQSEACGISCGTHQSPHRAPEPSVPGAMAPAAGVNVVVVVDGSCILQYTHRDCPCRCLCHEDATLAHRPPPSYGAAASHSPPSARPPLSRRARGLGVRCCAEFCLGEEEERAERRAGHQGLPLCAPPPGRLTPVPLPRSATGPCFAVEVPEDGGPGVQVARIWDRERCPLLEEGDLVAKVNGADVRGLGPQEVENVLQEHMRAGDVILLVERRAPGLRRPPLEPAFSIPSPCRDPPRAEGQGGAQGSCGGPGGDTLAITSFVGPEPLDLLLCPARCLQGEAQRPQQPPPAGGPQELGGSEAGRLGPRPSRDPPGGKHEEAGGLQAELEGLFRQARAKLRLLPPTRGSAASTHLDAADLEVDEGAGRPGCRLPQPQCLSAPRDPPSYSVELLRGPLGFGFSLRGGSEYNMAIYVLGLLEGGPAQQSGKIQVSDQLVAINGEPTLGMTHARAVEQIRRGGSRIRLVLRKGNGFVPDYVSMCAPPTAMPLCSLALCVTNSRRGEPCFCLVGRLERD